Genomic window (candidate division TA06 bacterium B3_TA06):
GATACGCCGTATCAACATAACTGCATTTGGGAGACGCTACAGAGAAAAGAAGCTTGGTCTACTAATGTTCTTCACACTTGAAGATCTGAAATCAAATCCACATATCCACATTCTCATTGAACCCCACGAAAAGCTGACGGAATCTGTATTAAAACAAATCTGGCGTAGTCTGGTTGGATGTCGATGGTCAGAAAAAGCGTTTGATGCAAAGAGGATTGATACCCGGAAGAAACTTTTCGGTTATGTCACCAAGAAAATAGATTGGGATAAAGTCGAAACCCTTCCGTGGCCTAACATTCCACCAAGATTAGTAGAGAGATGGAAGGAGCTTACCGGATCACTTAACATACGGACTACACAAGAAGAGCTTGGGAAATACATAGGAGGCGAGGATGACTAACAAGAGGTCCAACACTCGCCCCCTCAATGAAGGCAGACAAGGTTCTTTCGATTTCGCTGTCAACAAGAACAAGCATATTGCGCCACGCAATGAACCAGATTGGGCAGCCCTTTCCCGGAAAGGGGCAATTAAACTAGTTCAAACACTACTGTGGAAAATACAAAACAACCATCATTTTACTAAAGCTGAACTAGATGAGATATTTGCTCGTCCTAAGAAAGGCGTATGGTCATGGGATAGAACTTTGCGCAAGCTGAACGCTATTTCTATAGAAGTCTACGGCAGCAAAGAAAATACGAACAAACTCAAGCCTCGTCGACCTGTCTATTATTACAAAAAGACTTCCCACTTCAACGGTGAATACATCTTCATGATGACACCCAGAGAGATCCTCCAGATGATACGGGAATATAAGCAGATACTCCGAACACGGAGAGGAGGGGCTCATGCGTAGGTCTCTCCTCAAGAAATCAAAGCGTCTAAGAGTAGATGTATTTGCTGATCGAGTAGAAATTTACGACGGTAAAGAGCGGTTAATTCTCACAGGACTTGACTTGGTTAACAAAGGCATTACACTTGGCTCAGCAATGACGTTATGCCAGCGTAAAAACGGACGCTGGTATGTGAGATTCACGCTAAACGGGAAAAGACGGATGCTCTCCACAGGAGAGACCGACAGAACCAAGGCTCTTTTGAAAATCAGCGAGATTGTCAAGGAAGCCGAGCTTGAGGATACCCTGGGCCATAAGGTAAAGACCGACGTCACTCTTTCAGAGCTTACAAAGGAATATACTCCCTACGCTGAGGCTAATAAGGCACCCTCTACCCTCTACAGAGACAAAAGCAGGATGCGTAAGCTTCTTGAGACCTTTGGCAAAAAGAAACTCTCAGAGATAACGGGCCGCGATATAGAGCGGTATATGCAGAGCCGTAGAAAAGAGGGTAAACAACCTGCAACGGTCAACCGAGAGTTCGCTCTGCTTAGACACATGTTACGCAAGGCGGTTGAATGGGATTATCTCTCCGTAAGTCCTGCCCGAACTGTGAAGCCGTTTAAGGAATCCCCTGGACGTGTGAGGTATCTTAGCGATAGCGAACGTGAGCGGCTTCTGGATGCGTGCTCTGGGATGCTGAAGGCGGTTGTCTTGACTGCCCTGCTTACAGGGATGCGCAAGGGTGAACTTCAAGGCCTTACCTGGGATGATGTTGACTTTGAACGCAGAGAGATAACCCTTAAGCGAACCAAGAATAACGAGGTGCGGGTTATCCCGATAAGCAAGGACTTACTGCCCGTGTTACACCGCCTGCATAACGAGAGGCTTTACTCCCATTACGTATTCTCTAAGCCGGACGGTAGACCCTATGGGAACTGGAGAAAAGCCTTTAAGACCGCCTGTAGGCAAACAGGCATTAAGGACTTCCGGTTCCACGATCTCAGACATACCTTTGCTTCTTACTTGGCTATGGCGGGGCATAGTGCGTTCACGATCCAGAGGTTGATGGGCCACAAGACTATCGCTATGGCTCAGAGGTATACGCACCTCTCACAGGCTCACATTCGGGCCGCTGTAGACCAAATTGGTGCAAAAGTGGTGCAATCCGAAGAAGGCCTTGACGGGCAATCTCGCAAAGCTAGTAATATCAACGCGCCTGTAGCTCAGAAGGACAGAGCATCGGATTTCTAATCCGACGGTCGTGGGTTCGAGTCCCTCCAGGCGCGCTTTAAGTCTGTGGCTCCAAAGGTCCCAGCGTTAACCCCTAAGATGGAAGCAACGGCTCACTTCTGCAGGCGATAATCAGCGCAAACCCTCACCCCGGACCGGATACAATAACAATAGTCTTCGATATCCAAAGCGCCAGCAATCCCATCTTCTTCCTCATCCCATCCTTCCCGTTGCCAGCTTTAACTGACAACGCAACGTTCATAAACGGTTACTCTCAACCGGGTCCTTCTCCCATCACCGGTTACGGGATCTGGATTCAAGGCTCACCCTACAACGGTAGTCCTGATGGAACGATAATCGGAGGCGAGGACTCGACCTTAGCTAACGTGATCAGCGCTAATCCTCAAGACGGGGTCTATGTTGCAGGGCCTGGAAGCGACGGAAAACGCCGTGATCGAAGCCTTTATTGCTGGTGTGGACCGCACTGAGGTCGAGGCTCCGACTACGGTGAAGGTAGAACCTATATCGGCTTGGGAACGGCAGGTAGCGATGGGAGATTTGCCGTCGTCACAGAACGTACGGAAATCGGAAACTACGTTACCGCCAAGCTGGTGATCGTTCAGTATGGATAGATTGGCAGACTAAAAAATATAAAAGGCGGTCAAAAGACCGCCTTTCTTTAATGCCCCTTTCGCCACTTGGCCGAAGGATCGCTCGCAATGACAAATAAAGCTCGGCTAAAGCCGGCCCCTACGATCTAAAAAGACCTTAAGTCACCGCTGAAGGGTTACTTCACAAGAAGCATCTTGGTAGTTTGTTTGAACCCGTCGGCTGTTGTCAACTCGCAGAGGTAGATACCGTTGCCGAGTTTTCTGCCCTGCTCGTCTCTTCCATCCCAGGTTACGCTGTGGGTTCCCGGTTCGAGGGTTCCGTGAATCAGGGTAATAACCTTTTGTCCGACGGTGTTGTAGACGGAAACGTCCACCACGCTCTTGGTGGGGATACTGAAGGCTATATCTGTCTTCGAGCTGAAGGGATTGGGGTCGTTCTGAGCCAGGTAGAAATTGGGGATGATCATGCCCTGCTGGTTGGGGCCGGGGACGACAGAAAGACTGGATACGATGTTGATGAACCGGCAAGCGTTGTCCTGCTGGTCTACCACCACCACGTGAAGGAACCAGTTGCATGTATCGGGAAGTGGGATGGGCATCGGCTGTGGATCAGGTCCGGGTCCGCCCCCGATCAAGCTGTCGGGGCCGACGTGAGGTGTGTCTTCCTTGGGACAGATGATTAACATGTCGGTAAGATTACCGGTAGGTCCTGCTCCGCTGAAGCCGCTTAAGCGGCCGGTGATTGGATTCAGGTCTCCCCACTCTATCTCGCCGGTCCAGGGATCCATGAAATCTACCCTGATGGTGCCGTCGAAGTTGGGGGTGTTCACCACCGAGTTAAAGGTCATCATGTGCCAGGCGTCTTCTCCAGACCATCTGATGGAGATCAATACGTCCTGACACCTTTCCAGCTCGTTCCGTGCCGTTTCCCAGTCGAAAGGCATGCATCTTACCGTGTAATTGTCGCCGTGCTCGCGAATCCATTTTCTCAAAGCGGCCACGATGTCATCGAGCAATGTCCCCACCTGTGCGTGGTTCGTTCCTGCTTCGTCTCCCAGGGTATCTACGAGTGCGGAATCGCTCAATCCACCGGTGATCTCGCTGTCGCCTTGACTCTCAAAGTACTTCAGGCAGGCGGCCGCCGCCGTTGGCA
Coding sequences:
- a CDS encoding integrase — protein: MRKLLETFGKKKLSEITGRDIERYMQSRRKEGKQPATVNREFALLRHMLRKAVEWDYLSVSPARTVKPFKESPGRVRYLSDSERERLLDACSGMLKAVVLTALLTGMRKGELQGLTWDDVDFERREITLKRTKNNEVRVIPISKDLLPVLHRLHNERLYSHYVFSKPDGRPYGNWRKAFKTACRQTGIKDFRFHDLRHTFASYLAMAGHSAFTIQRLMGHKTIAMAQRYTHLSQAHIRAAVDQIGAKVVQSEEGLDGQSRKASNINAPVAQKDRASDF